GGCATTGCCGTCCTTGTCCTTTCCCTCTTATTTTTTACCCAAATGTCGATCTATTTACGCGTCAATTTCAGCGCCCGCCGCCATCTGCGCCTGGTCTTCATCCTGGCCACCTTGCTGGCCGTTTTCGTCGGCTTGCAGAGTACCTTAGATAAATTTCTATCTGGAAGCTATTTTGATGTTGGCGGACGCATCGACTACTGGAGCAACACCCTGACCATGTTCAGTGATTTCCCCGTTTTCGGCACCGGTCTCGGCACTTTCAAATATGCTTACTTTCTCTACGGCAAAGAGACGGGCTTTGTCGACCATGCCCACAATGAATATGTCGAGAACCTGGCCGACATGGGAGCTTTGGCCGCTTTGGTTTTTTTCGCCTTGTTGGCCATGCTGGTTTTGTCTTTGCTGCGCATGTGGATCGCCCGCCGTCACCCCGAGATCAAGCCGGTTGTGCTGGGGGTGCTGACCGCCCTGTTCGCCGCTTTTTTCCACTCGTTTTTTGATTTTTCCCTGCGCATCCCGGCCAACGCCTTTTTGTTCATTATGCTGCTGGCTCTGGGTTTGAAAGTAGTCACCCACAGGCATGAATTCAGCGATGAAAGCAAGTAAACTTTTTATTGCCGTGGCCTTGGTCCTGGCTGTTTTTTTCCTGAGCCAGTTCGCGGCCGAGTCTCGTTGGCCCCAAACCCGAACCTGGGAAAAAGTTCCCTGTACCGGCCTTTGATTTCAAAACATTTTCGCTGTCGAGCCGCATCTATACCGAAACTGCTTTCAGCTGGCTCGAAATCGGGACAAGCGCTGCCAGCGAGCCGGCTGTAAAAACGAGCATGACACTGCTCCTCAAGGCCCTGCGCCGGAATCCCCTCGATTACCAAGCCCGCTACTACCTGGCTAAAACTTATTTGCAATTCAGTGCCGTGGACAACGATTATTTCGATTTGGGCGTGCGCGAACTGAAACGCGCCGCTCGCATCCGCGGCAGCAACAAGCAGATCGCTTTGGATTGCGCCAAGATATTTTTCTCCCTGTGGCCTTTCCTGGAGGACGACGACAAGACGTTTACCTCGAACCTGCTTGCCGCTGTCATGCCAACGCTGTCGTGGTCCGAATTCAGCCCCCTGGTCGAGCTGTGGGCTCTTTACGTCCAGGATACGCCGCTGCTCATGGAATTGCTCAAGGACAAGCCCGAATTTTTCGGTCCTGCCGCCGACCAGCTCGTTGCGGCGGCCATTCCTATTAAGCAGCGCCGCCAACTCCTGGCCCTGCATGAAGTGTACAGCCTGGATGCCATGGAACGGCGCTATAATGAATTGAGCCTGCAGGGGCAGATCGGCCTCCAAGACGCCCGATCCTTGCTCGAGCAGCTGCGCCAGCTCAAGGGCTATTTCCGCCTCCAACCCGAGAGCGGTTTTGTCCCCGAAAAATTTTTCAAGCTGCAGCAAACGCTGCTGCTGGAAGTCATCTCGGGTTTGTTGACCGATCCCCAGGCCAAGGCCGACCCCCAGACGGCATCGTGGATCAGGGATTATATCCTGATCTACATCGCCGACCATTCCGGGCTCAATGATCTAGATGAGTTGCAGAAATTGCTTGAAGAAAATGGCTTTTTCAAGGAAAACGATTTTCCTTCGCTTTATTTGAAATCCCTGATCGCCTACAAAAAAGGCAGCTATGGCGACATCATCGCCGAGATCGAATCATTGCGCAAAACCATCTCCTTCGTCAAAAAAGAGCAATTAGTCGATTACACGAATATCCTGCTCTTGCTGGTCGATTCTTATTACAGCAGCAAGCTGTTGACCGCGGCCGAAGCGATAGCCAAGGAGTTGTATCTGGACCAGCCCGAAAATCCCGACGTCCTTTACCGCGTCTTACGTGTCCAGAAAATACTGGGCGATGAAGGGGCGCCCGACAAGGTCTTGAACGAAAAACTCGCCAAGGTCGAGAACAGCCGCTTTCTGACAGTCGCCACAACCAATAGCGGTTACGACGTTTTTCTCTTCAACCAGCCCTGGATCGAGATCATTTTCGACCCCGCCTGGCTCGCCCAGCTCAAGCCCAAGCAGCTGCTACAGGTGTTCGTCGGCAACAAGATCGCCTGCGAAAGTTACGTGGACGGTTTGCCTGAAAAGATCGTCATCGGGCCGCCGTTCACCGATATCGAGCGCAAGGTCAGGGTGCAGGTTACAGTTATCTAAGTCGGTTGACGGTATACGGTATACGGTTGACGGTAGACGGTAGACGGTAAGAAACAAGAAAAAGAAAACCGAAAAATAAATAAAAAATGAGTGAGAAAATTGGGTTCAGGGAATTAAAAGTTTGGCAAAGAGGTAAGAAATTGGCAGTGAGGATTTATGAAATATCAGGGAAAGGGAAATTCAATAATGATTTTAGCTTGAAGGATCAAGTACGTAGAGCTGCAGTTTCAATTCCGAGTAATATTGCCGAAGGAGACACTTTAGGCTCAAACAAACAATCAATAAAGCATTTTCATATTGCCAAAGGTTCATGTGCTGAATTACTGACTCAATTTGAGATCGCCCAGGAGATCGGTTATATCCCAAGTGAGATGGTGACTGAAATTCAGGAAGAATGCCTGGGGCTATCTGGAATGTTGGAAAAACTGATTAAAGCTCGTTCATAACATCTCTTTTTCTCTTACCGTACACCGTATACCGTCTACCGTAAACCAATTTCGTATTGCCAACCATCCCAAAATTTCCTATAATAATGGAAATTCACATTGAGGTCCCTCATGAAACTCAATAAAAAAGACCTGCGTCGAAATATCGCCAACCTGTCCCTGGTCACTCTGGGCTCAGTTATAATGGCGATCGGCTACTCCCTGTTCCTGATCCCGCACCACTTCGTCCCCGGCGGCGTTTCAGGGATAGCCATGATCATCAACTACTTCACCCGCATGCCGCTCGGCACCCTGATCATGGTGCTCAATATCCCGGTCTTCATCGTCGGCATCAAGATCATGGGCCGCAAGTACGGCTTGCGTTCGCTGCTTGGCATGGTGGTCTCGTCGCTGCTCATCGATTTTTTCCACGAGGTGCTGCGGCTGAAATCGGCCACCGACAACGCCATCCTGGCCGCCATTTACGGCGGGGTCATGCTCGGCGTCGGACTCGGGCTGGTCTTTCGCGGCCGCGCTTCGACCGGCGGCTCCGACGTCCTCGGCCAAATCCTCAACCGCTGGACCGGCATGTCGGTGGGTATCGCCATCATGCTCATCGATTTTTTCATCATCTCGGCCTC
This is a stretch of genomic DNA from Candidatus Aminicenantes bacterium. It encodes these proteins:
- a CDS encoding YitT family protein, with product MKLNKKDLRRNIANLSLVTLGSVIMAIGYSLFLIPHHFVPGGVSGIAMIINYFTRMPLGTLIMVLNIPVFIVGIKIMGRKYGLRSLLGMVVSSLLIDFFHEVLRLKSATDNAILAAIYGGVMLGVGLGLVFRGRASTGGSDVLGQILNRWTGMSVGIAIMLIDFFIISASGLAFRKLEAPLYGYIVLFISSRVIDMILEGWNYTKLAIITSTKTAEIQEFILSTLDRSGTALKSRSLYLNRDGETIITVIHRKQLAELRDFIKSIDPGAFVIINDTYAVLGKGFKATQVS
- a CDS encoding four helix bundle protein, encoding MSEKIGFRELKVWQRGKKLAVRIYEISGKGKFNNDFSLKDQVRRAAVSIPSNIAEGDTLGSNKQSIKHFHIAKGSCAELLTQFEIAQEIGYIPSEMVTEIQEECLGLSGMLEKLIKARS